Proteins from one Polynucleobacter wuianus genomic window:
- a CDS encoding NADH-quinone oxidoreductase subunit M: protein MTLSYAIWTPIIFGLIILFYGSEKPSAGVRWLALIGAVIGFIATLPLVINFDIANAGMQFVEKFSWIPRYDINYYLGIDGISVWFIVLTAFINIFVVIAAWEVIDTKVSQYMASFMILSGLMIGVFCALDALLFYVFFEATLIPMYIIIGVWGGHNRIYAAFKFFLYTLLGSLLTLVAMLYLYNVTNTFDILAWQNARLDIVEQILLFAAFFMAFAVKVPMWPLHTWLPDVHVEAPTGGSVVLAAIMLKLGAYGFLRFSLPIAPDASQYLGPFVIFLSLVAVIYVGAVALVQKDMKKLVAYSSVAHMGFVTLGFFLFSPLGIEGGIVQMISHGFVAGAMFLSIGVLYDRMHTRQIADYGGVVHRMPAFTAFAVLMAMANCGLPATSGFVGEFMVILAAVDYDFVIGILAATALILGAAYSLWMVKRVFFGAMNNAHVQELKDLNAREYFMMAVLTICVIGMGVYPKPFTDIIHPAVINLLQHVAVSKL, encoded by the coding sequence ATGACTCTTTCTTACGCCATTTGGACCCCGATTATTTTTGGACTCATTATTTTGTTTTATGGGTCTGAAAAGCCATCTGCTGGAGTGCGCTGGTTGGCCCTAATCGGTGCTGTTATTGGCTTTATCGCAACTTTGCCTTTGGTGATCAACTTTGATATTGCTAATGCGGGTATGCAGTTTGTTGAAAAGTTTAGTTGGATTCCTCGTTACGACATTAATTACTACCTTGGTATTGATGGTATTTCAGTTTGGTTCATTGTTTTAACAGCATTTATTAACATCTTTGTTGTGATTGCCGCCTGGGAAGTGATTGATACCAAGGTTTCCCAGTACATGGCTTCATTCATGATTCTTTCGGGACTAATGATTGGTGTTTTCTGTGCTTTAGACGCCTTGTTGTTCTATGTATTCTTCGAGGCAACGTTGATCCCGATGTACATCATCATTGGTGTATGGGGTGGTCATAACCGTATTTATGCCGCCTTTAAGTTTTTCTTGTATACCTTGCTTGGCTCATTGCTAACCTTGGTTGCAATGCTGTACCTCTACAACGTTACAAATACTTTTGATATCTTGGCTTGGCAAAACGCCCGTCTAGATATTGTTGAACAGATTTTGTTGTTTGCCGCTTTCTTTATGGCCTTTGCTGTGAAGGTTCCAATGTGGCCTCTCCATACTTGGTTGCCAGATGTTCACGTTGAAGCGCCTACCGGTGGATCGGTTGTGTTGGCTGCAATTATGTTAAAGCTTGGCGCATATGGTTTCCTGCGCTTCTCTTTGCCAATTGCTCCAGATGCCAGCCAATATCTTGGCCCATTTGTCATTTTCTTATCTTTAGTTGCCGTCATTTATGTTGGCGCTGTTGCGCTGGTTCAAAAAGATATGAAAAAGCTTGTAGCGTATTCATCTGTAGCGCATATGGGATTTGTAACCTTAGGATTCTTCCTCTTTAGTCCACTAGGTATTGAGGGCGGCATAGTTCAGATGATTTCTCACGGCTTTGTTGCCGGTGCAATGTTCTTGTCTATCGGCGTTCTATATGACCGTATGCATACTCGTCAAATTGCAGATTACGGTGGTGTAGTGCATCGTATGCCAGCCTTTACTGCTTTTGCAGTGTTGATGGCGATGGCGAACTGCGGATTACCGGCTACCTCAGGATTCGTTGGCGAATTCATGGTGATTTTGGCGGCAGTTGATTATGACTTTGTGATCGGTATCCTAGCTGCTACGGCATTAATTCTTGGTGCTGCGTATTCTCTATGGATGGTTAAGCGGGTATTCTTTGGTGCGATGAATAATGCCCATGTACAAGAGCTCAAAGACCTCAACGCCCGTGAATATTTCATGATGGCTGTCTTAACGATCTGCGTAATTGGAATGGGTGTGTATCCAAAACCATTTACAGACATTATTCATCCAGCGGTAATTAATCTGCTACAGCATGTTGCTGTTAGCAAACTCTGA
- the nuoN gene encoding NADH-quinone oxidoreductase subunit NuoN — protein sequence MQAFDLYAILPELVLLLATCFLLVASVYVRERVPTTLGIEQDIFHTPRGVGFVYFFSLLLLIYLIFAFVGRMGDVSLVAMNGLFQSDPLSNLLKACSCGAVLVSLIYSKRYLQDRALFRPDFIVLALLALLGQMVLISGANLLTLYLGLELMALPTYALVAMRHNSEKSVEAGIKYFVLGALASGFLLYGMSMLYGVTGSLDLIEIFKTVADPRVNHLVMAFGLVFIVSGLAFKLGVVPFHMWVPDVYQGAPTAVTLMIAGAPKLAAFALLFRLLVNTLLPLMGDWQPMLVLLAILSLIVGNVTAIAQTNVKRMLAYSAIAQMGFVMLGMLSVFDDHAFSASVFYVITYVLTTLGTFGLLMALSHKGYDCETLEGLKGLNKKHPWFAFIGLVMMFSLAGIPPTVGFAAKLGVLEALVDAEHTFLAIIAVMASLVGAFYYLRVVKVMYFDEPSHEVTVSGSGFAKGLLSLNTILVLALGIIPAGLMSVCLDAMRRTLLGS from the coding sequence ATGCAAGCATTCGACCTATACGCCATCCTGCCGGAACTCGTTTTACTCCTTGCCACTTGCTTCTTATTGGTAGCAAGTGTTTATGTTCGCGAAAGAGTACCTACTACACTAGGTATTGAGCAAGATATTTTTCATACTCCACGCGGAGTAGGTTTTGTTTACTTCTTTTCACTGCTCTTATTGATTTATCTGATTTTTGCATTTGTTGGTCGCATGGGTGACGTTTCCCTGGTGGCCATGAATGGTTTATTTCAATCAGACCCACTCTCAAACTTACTTAAGGCCTGTTCATGTGGCGCTGTTTTGGTGAGTTTGATTTACTCTAAGCGGTATTTACAGGATCGCGCTTTATTCCGTCCTGATTTTATCGTCTTGGCATTGCTGGCGCTATTGGGTCAGATGGTATTGATCTCTGGTGCTAATTTATTAACTTTGTACCTTGGCCTAGAGTTGATGGCTTTACCTACTTATGCCTTGGTTGCCATGCGCCATAACAGCGAAAAGAGTGTTGAAGCTGGTATTAAGTATTTCGTATTAGGCGCATTGGCATCTGGTTTCTTGCTCTATGGTATGTCCATGCTTTATGGCGTAACCGGTTCTTTGGATCTGATTGAGATCTTTAAAACGGTAGCCGATCCTCGTGTAAACCATTTGGTGATGGCTTTTGGCTTGGTATTCATTGTTTCTGGACTGGCCTTTAAGCTAGGTGTTGTGCCATTTCATATGTGGGTTCCAGACGTTTATCAAGGTGCTCCTACTGCAGTGACTTTGATGATTGCAGGCGCTCCTAAGTTGGCTGCATTTGCGCTCTTATTCCGTTTGCTTGTGAATACACTTTTGCCATTGATGGGTGACTGGCAGCCGATGTTGGTATTGCTTGCAATTCTGTCATTGATAGTTGGCAACGTTACGGCGATTGCGCAAACTAACGTCAAGCGTATGCTTGCTTATTCTGCTATTGCGCAAATGGGATTCGTGATGTTGGGCATGTTGTCCGTATTTGACGATCATGCCTTTAGCGCTTCCGTGTTTTATGTGATTACTTATGTGCTGACAACCTTGGGTACCTTCGGTCTATTGATGGCTTTATCGCACAAAGGATATGACTGTGAAACTCTGGAAGGTCTCAAGGGTTTAAATAAGAAGCATCCCTGGTTTGCTTTCATTGGACTTGTCATGATGTTCTCCTTAGCCGGAATTCCGCCTACAGTCGGTTTTGCGGCTAAATTAGGTGTTCTAGAGGCTTTAGTAGATGCGGAGCATACCTTCTTGGCAATCATTGCTGTGATGGCTTCTTTGGTCGGCGCTTTCTACTACCTGAGAGTGGTAAAGGTTATGTATTTCGATGAGCCTAGTCATGAAGTCACAGTTTCTGGTTCTGGTTTTGCTAAAGGTTTGTTGAGCTTGAACACTATCTTGGTATTGGCGCTGGGCATTATTCCTGCTGGTTTAATGAGTGTTTGCTTGGATGCAATGCGTCGCACCTTACTAGGCTCGTAA
- a CDS encoding NUDIX domain-containing protein — MTEKSFQDLPAGDQHLREDRISGEDIYGGIFLNMKRDQVRLPDGQTAAREYLTHPGAVAIVALLEDGRVLLERQYRYPIAKACIEIPAGKLEIGEDHLLCAQRELEEETGYTAKKWSYIRRIHPVISYSTEFIDIYLAEDLVAGKSQLDDEEFLDVFAAPLEQLIAWIEGGEITDVKTTISAYWLDRYRRGLTSPMPIK, encoded by the coding sequence ATGACTGAAAAATCATTTCAAGATTTACCTGCTGGCGATCAACACTTGAGAGAGGATCGTATCTCCGGTGAAGATATTTATGGCGGCATCTTTCTCAATATGAAGCGTGACCAGGTGCGCTTACCCGATGGACAAACCGCTGCAAGGGAGTATTTAACCCATCCTGGTGCTGTAGCAATAGTGGCCTTATTAGAAGATGGAAGGGTGCTTCTGGAGCGTCAGTATCGCTATCCAATAGCAAAAGCCTGTATTGAAATTCCTGCTGGTAAATTAGAGATTGGTGAAGATCATTTACTCTGTGCGCAACGTGAGCTCGAAGAAGAAACAGGTTATACCGCTAAGAAATGGAGTTATATTCGCCGCATTCATCCGGTGATTTCCTATTCAACCGAATTCATTGATATCTATCTGGCTGAAGACTTGGTTGCTGGCAAAAGTCAGTTAGACGACGAAGAGTTTTTAGATGTCTTTGCAGCCCCTTTAGAGCAGTTAATTGCCTGGATAGAAGGGGGCGAGATTACGGACGTCAAAACTACGATTTCTGCCTACTGGCTAGATCGCTATCGCCGAGGATTGACCAGTCCCATGCCAATCAAATAG
- a CDS encoding DUF1178 family protein, translating to MKVYNLACPLDHRFEGWFASEEDCLAQQEKGMLACPVCDSTHITRMPSAPHIAKSTSTALASSKTVPNEDIGSSSGDVVALTGNDHSHLEAQVQAAFLKGMRELMGKSEDVGTSFAEEARKIHYKEAPERSIRGQTTLDEAESLREEGIEVLAVPLLPAFKNTLQ from the coding sequence ATGAAAGTCTACAACCTCGCTTGCCCTCTAGATCATCGTTTTGAAGGTTGGTTTGCCTCTGAAGAGGACTGCCTTGCACAGCAAGAGAAGGGCATGCTGGCTTGCCCAGTATGCGATAGCACTCATATTACCCGTATGCCCTCGGCACCTCATATTGCAAAATCTACCTCCACTGCGCTAGCATCTTCAAAAACGGTTCCAAATGAAGATATTGGTTCATCAAGTGGTGATGTGGTTGCCTTAACTGGAAACGACCATTCTCATTTAGAGGCACAAGTTCAAGCTGCATTCCTTAAGGGGATGCGTGAGCTAATGGGTAAATCTGAGGATGTTGGAACTTCGTTTGCAGAAGAGGCTAGAAAGATTCACTACAAAGAAGCGCCGGAGCGCAGCATCCGTGGTCAAACAACCTTAGATGAGGCTGAATCTTTAAGGGAAGAGGGTATTGAGGTTTTAGCGGTACCGCTGTTGCCGGCGTTTAAAAATACGCTTCAATAA
- a CDS encoding CoA-acylating methylmalonate-semialdehyde dehydrogenase: protein MNAPKAFESNEDIGHYVGGSVVNPKDGRFADVYNPSKGAVARRVALASHKEVDAAVAVAQKAFESWSLTSPLRRARIMFKYLELLNANRDELAAIITAEHGKVFTDAQGEVTRGIEIVEFATGIPELLKGEYTEQVSTDIDNWVMRQPLGVVAGITPFNFPVMVPMWMFPMAIACGNTFILKPSPTDPSASLFMAKLLKEAGLPDGVFNVVQGDKEAVDALIENPDVKAISFVGSTPIANYIYERCAHFGKRSQALGGAKNHMVIMPDADIDKAIDALVGAAYGSAGERCMAISVAVLVGDVAEKIMPKLIERTKTLKVKNGMELDAEMGPIVTKAALERITGYIDSGVASGAKLLVDGRGLKVPGNEGGFFLGGTLFDNVTPDMKIYLEEIFGPVLSCLRVANFTEALNLVNACEFGNGVACFTSDGNIAREFARRVQVGMVGINVPIPVPMAWHGFGGWKKSLFGDMHAYGKEGVRFYTKQKSVMQRWPESIAKGAEFVMPTSK, encoded by the coding sequence ATGAACGCACCAAAAGCCTTTGAATCAAACGAAGATATCGGCCACTACGTAGGTGGCTCTGTTGTAAACCCTAAAGATGGTCGTTTTGCGGATGTGTACAACCCATCGAAGGGTGCGGTAGCCCGCCGAGTTGCTCTTGCTAGTCATAAGGAAGTTGACGCAGCAGTTGCAGTTGCACAAAAGGCTTTTGAGTCTTGGAGCCTAACTAGCCCACTGCGTCGTGCCCGCATTATGTTTAAGTATTTAGAGTTACTCAACGCGAATCGCGATGAATTAGCAGCCATCATTACAGCTGAACACGGCAAGGTATTTACCGATGCCCAAGGTGAAGTCACTCGCGGTATTGAAATCGTAGAATTTGCAACCGGCATTCCAGAGCTTCTCAAAGGCGAATACACCGAACAAGTATCCACTGATATTGATAATTGGGTGATGCGTCAACCTTTAGGCGTTGTTGCTGGTATTACACCATTTAACTTCCCGGTTATGGTTCCAATGTGGATGTTCCCAATGGCGATTGCTTGTGGCAATACCTTCATTCTCAAACCAAGCCCAACTGATCCATCTGCCTCTTTGTTCATGGCTAAGCTTCTAAAAGAAGCCGGTTTACCTGATGGCGTATTTAATGTGGTTCAAGGCGATAAAGAAGCGGTTGATGCCTTAATTGAAAATCCAGACGTCAAAGCAATTAGCTTTGTTGGATCGACCCCAATTGCAAACTATATTTATGAACGTTGCGCTCACTTTGGCAAACGCTCGCAAGCATTGGGTGGTGCTAAGAACCATATGGTCATCATGCCTGATGCAGACATCGATAAAGCCATTGATGCGTTGGTAGGCGCTGCTTACGGCTCAGCTGGTGAGCGTTGTATGGCCATCTCTGTAGCCGTATTGGTTGGTGATGTAGCTGAAAAAATCATGCCGAAGTTGATCGAGCGCACTAAGACGCTCAAAGTAAAGAACGGCATGGAGCTCGATGCAGAAATGGGTCCAATCGTCACCAAAGCTGCATTAGAGCGTATCACTGGTTACATTGATAGTGGCGTTGCCTCTGGCGCAAAATTGCTAGTAGATGGTCGTGGACTCAAGGTTCCCGGTAATGAGGGTGGATTCTTCCTGGGAGGTACATTGTTTGATAACGTCACGCCAGACATGAAGATTTACTTAGAAGAAATCTTTGGGCCTGTTTTATCTTGCTTGCGAGTTGCTAACTTTACTGAAGCCTTGAATTTGGTAAACGCTTGTGAGTTTGGCAATGGTGTTGCGTGCTTTACCAGCGATGGCAATATAGCCCGTGAATTTGCCCGCCGCGTTCAAGTTGGAATGGTTGGTATTAATGTGCCCATCCCAGTTCCAATGGCATGGCATGGCTTTGGTGGTTGGAAGAAATCCCTCTTCGGTGACATGCATGCTTATGGCAAAGAAGGCGTTCGCTTCTACACCAAACAAAAGAGCGTTATGCAACGTTGGCCTGAGAGCATTGCTAAAGGTGCAGAGTTTGTTATGCCGACTTCGAAGTAA